In Tsuneonella dongtanensis, a single window of DNA contains:
- a CDS encoding MucR family transcriptional regulator has translation MLAEENTQPSPLELATDLTIAWLSNPNTTALADDVRAFLQKIHSAIAGIGSGAAAEEEFAAEEFIPAVSVRKSLASKDHIVSMIDGKPYKTLRRHLSTHGLTPEQYRERYNLKADYPMVSESYSQVRRDMAKKIGLGRKPGEKVGPRKKAATASPRGGRKPKTA, from the coding sequence ATCTTGGCCGAAGAGAATACTCAGCCCAGCCCCTTGGAACTCGCCACCGATCTGACGATTGCCTGGCTCTCCAATCCCAACACCACCGCTTTGGCTGACGATGTCCGGGCGTTCCTCCAGAAGATACATTCGGCGATTGCCGGCATCGGTTCGGGTGCCGCTGCTGAAGAAGAATTTGCGGCCGAAGAGTTTATCCCGGCGGTGTCTGTTCGCAAGTCGCTGGCCTCGAAGGATCACATCGTCTCGATGATCGATGGCAAGCCCTACAAGACTCTTCGCCGTCATCTGTCGACCCACGGTCTGACCCCCGAGCAGTACCGGGAGCGCTACAACCTCAAGGCGGATTACCCGATGGTCTCAGAGAGCTATTCGCAGGTTCGTCGCGACATGGCGAAGAAGATCGGTCTCGGCCGGAAGCCGGGCGAGAAGGTCGGCCCGCGCAAGAAGGCCGCCACGGCTTCACCTCGTGGGGGCAGGAAGCCGAAGACCGCTTGA
- a CDS encoding recombinase family protein translates to MNKVRCAIYTRKSSEEGLEQDFNSLHAQREACAAYVMSQASEGWALIPDEYDDGGISGGTLERPGLRRLLADIAAQKIDIVVVYKVDRLTRSLLDFSKLVEAFDKAEVSFVSVTQSFNTTTSMGRLTLNMLLSFAQFEREVTAERIRDKIAASKARGMWMGGVPPIGYRPDGRSLAIVDDHASIIRRIFERYLSLGSVRLLAEEFVSEGIEVPARTTGSGRHIGGRPFSRGQIYHVLVNPVYVGEIHHRGKVYLANHTPIIDRETWEQVQLSLKENTQGSRSARKVQSPSMLARKLVDAEGQPLIATHACKPARSGSKDAKVRYRYYVSKVLHHDPDVDSAEGMRIPAREIEAAVSNRVAEALDDPLTLLSQAGIALEADVARPALTNAGKLATAVRRREQSLMRRLVTRVTVSPASLEIAISTSVLARDLRLMEAAPTEDTVTLSSHVRLSKTGTAIRMVQDNGRASTAGTPDPSLLKVLGQARRWSAAIATGETDLPTIARTEKISDSLVSRVVRLSFLAPQIVEAILDGTQPERLTATTLDGLDLPLDCQAQVDLLLTA, encoded by the coding sequence ATGAACAAGGTCCGCTGCGCCATCTACACCCGCAAGTCGAGCGAGGAAGGTCTCGAACAGGACTTCAACTCCCTTCACGCCCAGCGCGAGGCGTGTGCGGCCTACGTCATGAGCCAGGCCAGCGAAGGTTGGGCCCTGATTCCCGACGAATACGACGATGGTGGCATATCGGGCGGAACGCTCGAGCGCCCCGGCCTCAGGCGCCTCCTTGCCGACATCGCGGCCCAGAAGATCGACATCGTCGTGGTCTACAAGGTCGACAGGTTGACCCGCTCACTGCTCGACTTCTCCAAGCTGGTCGAAGCGTTCGACAAGGCCGAGGTCAGCTTCGTGTCGGTCACCCAGTCGTTCAACACGACCACCAGCATGGGGCGCCTGACGCTCAACATGCTGCTCTCGTTCGCCCAGTTCGAGCGGGAGGTCACCGCGGAGCGCATCCGCGACAAGATCGCCGCCTCCAAGGCCCGCGGCATGTGGATGGGCGGGGTTCCACCGATAGGCTACCGGCCCGACGGTCGCAGCCTCGCAATCGTCGACGACCATGCATCGATCATCCGGCGCATCTTCGAGCGGTACCTGTCGCTGGGCAGCGTACGGCTGCTCGCGGAGGAGTTCGTGAGCGAAGGCATCGAGGTCCCGGCTCGCACGACAGGTAGCGGTCGACATATCGGCGGAAGACCGTTCTCGCGCGGACAGATCTACCATGTGCTCGTGAACCCCGTTTACGTCGGCGAGATCCACCATCGCGGCAAGGTCTACCTCGCCAACCACACGCCGATCATCGACCGGGAGACGTGGGAGCAGGTGCAGCTGAGCCTCAAAGAGAACACGCAGGGGTCGCGCTCGGCGCGGAAGGTCCAGTCGCCCAGTATGCTTGCCAGGAAGCTCGTCGATGCCGAGGGCCAGCCTTTGATCGCCACCCACGCATGCAAGCCCGCCAGGAGCGGATCGAAAGACGCCAAGGTTCGCTACCGCTACTACGTCAGCAAGGTCCTCCATCACGATCCCGATGTGGACAGCGCTGAAGGGATGCGCATACCCGCCCGGGAGATCGAGGCCGCGGTGTCCAACCGGGTGGCCGAGGCGCTCGACGATCCGCTGACGCTTCTGTCGCAGGCAGGTATTGCGCTCGAGGCCGACGTCGCCCGCCCCGCTCTCACCAATGCCGGGAAGCTCGCGACCGCGGTAAGGCGCAGGGAGCAGTCCTTGATGCGCAGGCTCGTGACCCGCGTCACGGTGTCCCCGGCGAGTCTCGAGATAGCGATCTCGACAAGTGTGCTCGCGCGGGACCTGCGGCTCATGGAAGCTGCGCCGACCGAAGATACCGTGACCCTCTCCTCCCATGTGCGATTGAGCAAGACAGGAACCGCAATCCGCATGGTGCAGGACAATGGCAGGGCATCAACCGCGGGCACACCCGATCCGAGCCTGCTCAAGGTACTCGGCCAGGCGCGCCGCTGGTCTGCAGCGATAGCGACCGGTGAGACCGACCTCCCTACCATCGCTCGCACCGAGAAGATCAGCGATTCCCTGGTGTCGCGAGTGGTCAGGCTCAGCTTCCTCGCACCGCAGATTGTGGAAGCCATCCTTGATGGCACCCAGCCCGAGCGGCTGACCGCAACAACACTCGACGGTCTGGACCTGCCGCTCGATTGCCAGGCGCAGGTCGATCTACTTCTGACCGCCTGA
- a CDS encoding MFS transporter, translating to MILYFLQGVPLALSLVALPGWLAEQGATPLQVGAFVGTAMLPWSTKLFNGMIMDRYAFKPMGRRRGWILLAQFLMVVMLVIMAILAPTANDIAMLAALCFILNLCVTFSDCAVDGMAVDIVPEGERTAVNSMMFASQALGVAVCSYLAGQLLQSGDVTVTALVLATMVAGASLFVSLFRERPGERLLPWTHGRASRECEERQQGAWGPILKGMFRSLLVPRTILFLLGTGCACAMLAFVDAVNPTLAVQQLGWTTERYASYNALINLVAAGFGLFVPVLLVRRFGLRWSMIGFFVAIAALAACAGTTVSTWQGDTAFMGLTAALYIMSIMLSILLIVWAMQI from the coding sequence TTGATCCTTTATTTTCTCCAGGGTGTGCCACTGGCCCTGTCCCTTGTCGCCTTGCCCGGATGGTTGGCCGAGCAGGGTGCCACTCCCCTCCAGGTAGGCGCGTTCGTGGGAACAGCGATGCTGCCGTGGTCGACCAAGCTGTTCAATGGCATGATAATGGACCGGTATGCGTTCAAGCCGATGGGACGCAGGCGTGGTTGGATCCTGCTGGCACAGTTTCTGATGGTCGTCATGCTGGTGATCATGGCGATTCTCGCTCCCACGGCGAACGACATCGCGATGCTCGCCGCTTTGTGTTTCATCCTCAACCTGTGCGTCACCTTCAGCGACTGCGCAGTCGACGGGATGGCGGTCGACATCGTGCCCGAAGGCGAACGAACGGCCGTCAACAGTATGATGTTCGCCAGCCAGGCGCTCGGCGTCGCCGTGTGCAGCTATCTGGCCGGACAACTGCTTCAGTCTGGCGATGTAACCGTCACCGCCTTGGTCCTTGCGACGATGGTCGCGGGTGCCTCTCTGTTTGTCAGCCTGTTCCGCGAGCGCCCGGGAGAACGACTGCTTCCTTGGACCCACGGTCGTGCCTCGCGCGAGTGCGAAGAACGCCAGCAAGGTGCCTGGGGACCAATTCTCAAGGGCATGTTCCGCTCGCTTCTGGTGCCGCGCACTATCCTGTTTCTGCTCGGTACGGGCTGCGCCTGCGCAATGCTGGCTTTTGTCGATGCGGTGAACCCCACCCTCGCCGTCCAGCAGCTGGGTTGGACGACGGAGCGCTATGCGAGTTACAATGCACTCATCAACCTCGTTGCCGCAGGCTTTGGGCTGTTCGTGCCGGTGCTGCTGGTGCGCCGGTTCGGCCTGCGTTGGTCGATGATCGGGTTCTTCGTGGCGATCGCAGCGTTGGCAGCTTGCGCCGGGACGACCGTAAGCACATGGCAGGGTGACACCGCCTTCATGGGCCTTACTGCCGCGCTCTATATCATGTCGATCATGCTCTCGATCCTGCTGATCGTCTGGGCGATGCAGATCTGA
- a CDS encoding reverse transcriptase family protein produces MISASPHQYRADGRARGRPEPVLDAALAQAAGPELQGAPAILTLMHLAKRMDVSYKFLRSVIASKEGTHYRDFHISKRDGGGRRIAVPSPELMAVQRWIVREILRDRPVHRASFAYARGCSIYACARRHASAGWLLKLDIHDFFESIPEKAVYRVFREIGYARLVSFELARLCTRPWVAPPRGKRAERTVANPSRRGIEIYRRELTGYLPQGAPTSPMLSNLVFRVLDEHLSQLATRHGLIYTRYSDDLTFSGPASGFSRDRATEIISEVRDLLATRRFRLHERKITIVPPGGRKVVLDLLVDRAAPRLSRELRGRLEDHVRGIEKFGIAPHAAARGFASATGMINHIAGLLRFAGHIQPAFADPLRARFAAALARWRWSPVD; encoded by the coding sequence ATGATCAGCGCTTCGCCCCACCAATATCGCGCCGATGGTCGCGCGCGCGGCCGACCCGAGCCGGTGCTCGATGCCGCACTCGCTCAGGCCGCTGGCCCCGAACTCCAGGGTGCCCCGGCGATTCTGACGCTGATGCATCTCGCCAAGCGTATGGACGTCAGCTACAAATTCCTACGCTCGGTGATCGCCAGCAAGGAAGGCACACACTACCGCGACTTCCATATCAGCAAACGCGATGGCGGCGGCCGGCGCATCGCAGTGCCTTCGCCCGAGCTGATGGCGGTCCAGCGCTGGATCGTCCGCGAGATATTGCGCGACCGGCCCGTGCACCGCGCCAGCTTCGCTTATGCGCGCGGCTGCTCGATCTACGCCTGTGCGCGGCGGCACGCCAGCGCCGGCTGGCTGCTCAAGCTCGACATCCACGACTTCTTCGAAAGCATACCCGAGAAGGCGGTCTACCGCGTGTTTCGCGAGATCGGCTATGCGCGCCTAGTCTCCTTCGAGCTGGCGCGGCTTTGCACCCGCCCCTGGGTAGCGCCGCCGCGCGGCAAGCGCGCTGAGCGCACCGTCGCCAATCCCAGCCGTCGCGGCATCGAAATCTATCGCCGCGAGCTGACCGGCTATTTGCCACAGGGCGCGCCGACTAGCCCAATGCTCTCCAACCTCGTCTTCCGCGTCCTCGACGAACACCTAAGCCAGCTCGCCACCCGCCATGGGCTCATCTACACGCGCTATTCTGACGATCTGACCTTTTCGGGACCGGCCAGCGGGTTCAGCCGCGACCGCGCGACCGAGATCATCAGCGAAGTGCGCGATCTGCTCGCGACGCGTCGGTTCCGGCTGCACGAGCGCAAGATCACCATCGTGCCGCCCGGCGGTCGCAAGGTCGTGCTCGACCTACTGGTTGATCGCGCGGCGCCGCGGCTGTCGCGCGAGCTGCGCGGCCGTCTCGAGGACCATGTCCGCGGCATCGAGAAATTCGGGATCGCGCCGCACGCCGCGGCGCGCGGCTTTGCCTCGGCGACCGGCATGATCAATCATATCGCCGGGCTACTCCGCTTCGCCGGCCATATCCAACCCGCATTCGCCGATCCCCTGCGCGCACGTTTCGCCGCTGCGCTGGCCCGATGGCGCTGGTCACCGGTCGACTGA
- a CDS encoding sulfatase translates to MLAAVALSLMIAVAPASSKPNVLFIIADDLAPRLGAYGHRVQSPNIDRLAREGVTFERAYAQFPLCAPSRASFLTGMRPDTTRVTNLNANFRTALPDIQTLPQYFRNNGYFAGRVGKIYHQGVPGDIGTSGPDDPPSWDKVVNPRGRDKDAENGRLRVMTPGIAFGSAMTWLADDGADEAQTDGLVASEAIAMMREHRDVPFFIAVGFYRPHVPMIAPAKYFAMYDPRKIDVARIDTDSPPDYTKAWLPDNFGMTSAEQRQMVHAYHASTSFVDAQVGHLLDELDRLGLADDTIVVFTSDHGYHLGEHGQWMKNTLWEEATRVPLIFRVPGLKARNARSPRTVEMLDIYPTLTELAGLPPYRRNEGRSLVPLLHSPRARWDKAALSQVIGGRSVRTERWRYTEWEGGRLGAQLFDHHADPREQRNLASDPKHAAVVTALRAKLPSALAESRPLPRKYDPDRNCMKWRTGLPKAIRAGGETANGDEYAGLVVCRD, encoded by the coding sequence ATGTTGGCCGCCGTTGCTCTTTCGCTGATGATCGCGGTGGCGCCGGCTTCGAGCAAGCCGAACGTCCTGTTCATCATCGCGGACGATCTCGCACCGCGGCTCGGAGCCTATGGACATCGCGTCCAAAGCCCGAATATCGACCGCCTCGCACGGGAAGGAGTGACCTTCGAGCGGGCTTATGCGCAATTTCCACTGTGCGCTCCGAGCCGTGCCTCGTTCCTGACGGGAATGCGTCCCGACACTACGAGGGTCACCAATCTCAACGCCAACTTCCGCACCGCCTTGCCGGATATCCAGACACTGCCGCAGTATTTCCGGAACAACGGCTACTTTGCCGGCCGGGTGGGCAAGATCTACCACCAGGGGGTGCCAGGCGACATCGGCACGAGCGGTCCCGATGACCCGCCTTCGTGGGACAAGGTCGTCAATCCGCGCGGCCGCGACAAGGATGCCGAGAATGGCAGACTGAGGGTCATGACGCCCGGCATCGCGTTCGGTTCGGCGATGACCTGGCTTGCCGACGATGGCGCGGACGAGGCGCAGACCGACGGCCTAGTCGCCAGCGAGGCGATCGCCATGATGCGCGAACATCGCGACGTACCGTTCTTCATCGCGGTGGGTTTCTACCGTCCGCATGTGCCGATGATCGCGCCGGCGAAATACTTCGCGATGTACGACCCTCGAAAAATCGATGTGGCGCGGATCGATACGGACTCTCCGCCCGATTACACGAAGGCGTGGTTGCCCGACAATTTCGGGATGACCTCTGCCGAGCAGCGACAGATGGTTCACGCCTATCATGCATCGACCAGTTTCGTCGATGCGCAGGTCGGGCACCTGCTCGATGAACTCGACAGGCTGGGGCTGGCGGACGACACGATCGTCGTTTTCACGAGCGACCATGGGTATCATCTCGGCGAGCACGGCCAGTGGATGAAGAACACCCTCTGGGAAGAAGCGACGCGTGTGCCGCTTATCTTCCGGGTGCCTGGACTGAAGGCGAGGAACGCCCGGTCGCCGCGAACGGTGGAGATGCTCGACATCTATCCCACGCTGACTGAACTTGCGGGTTTGCCGCCCTATCGCCGAAACGAGGGTCGGAGTCTGGTCCCTCTATTGCACAGCCCGCGGGCTAGGTGGGACAAGGCGGCGCTCTCACAGGTCATCGGCGGGCGCAGCGTGCGTACCGAACGCTGGCGATACACGGAGTGGGAAGGCGGCAGGTTGGGGGCGCAGCTGTTCGATCACCACGCCGACCCGCGCGAGCAGCGCAACCTGGCAAGTGACCCGAAGCATGCGGCGGTCGTCACTGCGCTGCGGGCGAAGCTGCCATCGGCCCTCGCCGAAAGTCGACCGTTGCCCCGTAAGTACGACCCCGATCGCAATTGCATGAAATGGCGGACTGGGCTGCCGAAAGCGATCCGCGCCGGCGGCGAGACGGCAAACGGTGACGAATATGCGGGACTGGTCGTCTGTCGAGACTGA
- a CDS encoding DUF3489 domain-containing protein gives MNTTTHTEAPGAAAETGAPADAKQPRKRRMAREPKADAAATAGASGIRAAQNTDKPGKPHGSSKIAAVIALLERPEGATLAEMVEATGWLPHTTRASLTGLKKKGHTITKDKRDEVTCYRIAKAGE, from the coding sequence ATGAACACGACTACCCACACCGAGGCACCAGGTGCGGCGGCCGAGACAGGCGCGCCCGCCGATGCCAAGCAACCGCGCAAGCGCCGCATGGCACGCGAACCGAAGGCAGACGCCGCGGCCACCGCAGGAGCGAGCGGCATCAGGGCCGCACAGAACACCGATAAACCCGGCAAGCCGCACGGATCGAGCAAGATCGCCGCGGTGATCGCCCTGCTCGAGCGTCCCGAAGGCGCCACGCTCGCCGAGATGGTCGAGGCCACCGGGTGGTTGCCGCACACCACGCGCGCGTCACTGACCGGCCTAAAGAAGAAGGGGCACACGATCACCAAGGACAAGCGGGATGAGGTGACCTGCTATCGTATCGCGAAGGCAGGCGAATGA
- a CDS encoding amidohydrolase family protein yields MSDRIVSWHTNPSKPRFVPPPGAVDAHCHVFGPMAQFPFSPKAKYLPEDAGPEQLFALRDHLGFSRNVIVQASCHGTDNSATLDAIAKSEGKARGVAVVDPAISERELEALHEGGIRGIRFNFLKRLVDDAPKDKFLEVSRRLPKGWHVVIYFEADFLEDLRPFMDAIPVPLVVDHMGRPDVTQGPEGPDAKAFRRLLEGREDIWFKPTCPDRLDPTGDPWSAFADAVAPLVADYPDRCIWGTDWPHPNMHDCPPDDGHIVDMIPRIAPTVEVQLKLLVDNPGKLYWADANA; encoded by the coding sequence ATGTCTGATCGCATCGTCTCCTGGCATACGAACCCGTCGAAGCCGCGCTTCGTCCCGCCTCCCGGCGCGGTCGATGCGCACTGCCACGTGTTCGGCCCAATGGCGCAGTTTCCGTTCAGCCCAAAGGCCAAGTACCTTCCCGAAGACGCGGGACCGGAGCAACTGTTTGCGCTGCGCGATCATCTCGGGTTCTCGCGAAACGTGATCGTCCAGGCGAGCTGCCACGGAACCGACAACTCCGCGACGCTCGACGCCATCGCGAAGTCGGAAGGGAAGGCGAGGGGCGTTGCCGTGGTCGATCCGGCGATTTCCGAACGCGAACTGGAAGCCCTGCACGAGGGCGGAATTCGCGGCATCCGGTTCAACTTCCTCAAGCGGCTTGTCGACGATGCGCCGAAGGACAAGTTTCTCGAAGTCAGCCGCCGGCTGCCGAAAGGCTGGCACGTGGTGATCTATTTCGAGGCCGACTTTCTAGAAGATCTTCGGCCGTTCATGGATGCGATACCGGTGCCGCTGGTGGTCGATCACATGGGGCGCCCGGACGTGACGCAAGGACCGGAGGGACCGGACGCGAAGGCATTCCGCCGCCTGCTCGAAGGCCGTGAGGACATCTGGTTCAAACCGACTTGTCCGGACCGGCTCGACCCGACCGGCGACCCGTGGAGCGCCTTCGCCGATGCAGTCGCGCCACTTGTGGCCGACTATCCGGACCGCTGCATCTGGGGCACCGACTGGCCGCACCCCAACATGCACGACTGTCCGCCCGACGACGGGCATATCGTCGACATGATCCCGAGGATCGCGCCGACGGTTGAGGTGCAACTTAAGCTGCTCGTGGACAATCCCGGCAAGCTGTACTGGGCAGATGCCAACGCCTAG
- a CDS encoding heavy metal translocating P-type ATPase produces MAHATSAIRNLSQNAGDPVTLSLTVEGMTCASCVSHVEKAIAAIPSVENVSVNLATERANVTLAGPTEPEALVQAVRGAGYAVREVDGELIVKGMTCASCVGHVEKAILGVPGIVRANVNLATERASFRYLDGLASLEAIESAIREAGYEPKRIETHAGSEDRERAANEREFASLRLALIVAVLLALPVFVLEMGSHLVPSFHHLIHSTIGRQASWVIQFVLTTAVLFGPGLRFFRKGIPAILRGTPDMNSLVTVGTGAAWAYSVVATFAPSLLPAGTVNVYFEAAAVIVALILLGRFLEAKAKGRTSEAIKRLVRLQPRTARVVRDGETVEVPIADVLAGDTVVVRPGEKIPVDGEVTEGNSYVDESMITGEPVPVEKREGASVVGGTINKSGSFSFRATGVGSETMLSQIIRMVEQAQGAKLPIQAMVDKVTAWFVPAVMFVAALTFVIWLIFGPDPALSFALVNAVAVLIIACPCAMGLATPTSIMVGTGRAAELGVLFRKGEALQALRSVEIVALDKTGTLTIGRPVLTDLETALGFDSDEVLSLVAAVEAHSEHPIAEAILTAAKERGLQIPPTDNFEASPGFGIKADVGGRTVHVGADRYMAKLGIDFGPLGVDAWRLGSEGKTPLYAAVDGHLAAIIAVADPIRETTPAAIDALHSLGLKVAMITGDNRATAEAVARQLGIDEVVAEVLPEGKVEALKSLRKDGRAAAFVGDGINDAPALAEADVGIAIGTGTDVAIETADVVLMSGDLRGVVNAIALSRATIRNIKENLFWAFAYNAALIPVAAGVLYPATGVLLSPVFAAGAMALSSVFVLSNALRLKRFKSVMDLTSGPALSATGARPHMPVHAPLKV; encoded by the coding sequence ATGGCGCATGCGACTTCAGCGATTCGCAACCTGAGCCAGAACGCGGGTGATCCCGTCACACTGAGTTTGACTGTCGAGGGCATGACCTGCGCGTCATGCGTCTCGCATGTCGAGAAAGCGATCGCGGCAATCCCTTCCGTCGAAAATGTGTCGGTAAACCTCGCGACCGAACGGGCGAACGTTACGCTGGCGGGTCCGACCGAACCCGAAGCACTCGTGCAGGCCGTTCGCGGGGCAGGGTATGCGGTGCGCGAGGTCGATGGCGAACTCATCGTCAAAGGTATGACCTGTGCATCGTGTGTCGGGCACGTCGAAAAGGCCATTCTGGGGGTTCCGGGAATAGTCCGGGCAAACGTCAATCTCGCCACCGAAAGGGCGAGTTTTCGCTACCTTGACGGGTTGGCCAGCCTCGAAGCGATCGAGAGCGCCATACGCGAGGCCGGTTACGAACCGAAACGCATCGAGACCCACGCAGGCAGCGAGGACCGGGAGCGAGCCGCCAACGAACGCGAATTCGCCAGCCTTCGATTGGCCCTGATCGTTGCGGTGCTCCTGGCACTGCCCGTCTTCGTTCTCGAGATGGGATCGCATCTGGTTCCCTCGTTCCATCACCTGATCCATTCGACGATCGGCCGGCAGGCGAGCTGGGTCATCCAGTTCGTCCTCACGACGGCGGTTCTCTTCGGCCCCGGCCTGCGTTTCTTCCGAAAGGGAATTCCGGCAATCCTGCGCGGGACACCGGACATGAACTCGCTCGTCACCGTCGGGACAGGCGCGGCCTGGGCCTATTCGGTCGTCGCGACTTTCGCTCCATCCTTGCTGCCGGCAGGCACGGTCAACGTGTACTTCGAAGCGGCTGCCGTGATCGTTGCACTCATCCTGCTCGGGCGCTTTCTCGAGGCGAAGGCGAAGGGCCGGACATCGGAAGCCATCAAGCGGCTCGTCCGCCTGCAGCCCCGTACCGCACGTGTCGTGCGTGACGGTGAGACTGTGGAAGTGCCGATCGCAGACGTCCTTGCCGGCGATACCGTCGTCGTGCGTCCCGGAGAGAAGATCCCCGTCGACGGCGAAGTTACGGAGGGCAATTCGTACGTCGATGAAAGCATGATCACCGGCGAGCCTGTCCCTGTCGAAAAGCGCGAAGGAGCCAGCGTCGTCGGCGGCACCATCAACAAGTCGGGGTCTTTCTCATTCCGTGCGACCGGTGTCGGATCCGAGACCATGCTGTCCCAGATCATCAGGATGGTGGAGCAGGCCCAGGGAGCGAAGCTTCCTATCCAGGCGATGGTCGACAAGGTCACCGCGTGGTTCGTCCCGGCCGTCATGTTCGTCGCTGCGCTGACGTTCGTTATCTGGCTGATCTTCGGCCCCGACCCTGCCCTTAGCTTCGCGCTGGTCAACGCGGTTGCCGTCCTGATCATCGCGTGCCCGTGCGCAATGGGCCTTGCGACGCCGACCTCGATAATGGTGGGGACCGGACGTGCGGCCGAACTCGGAGTGCTTTTCCGGAAAGGCGAGGCCTTGCAGGCGCTGCGTTCCGTCGAGATCGTCGCGCTGGACAAGACCGGAACGCTGACGATCGGTCGTCCCGTCCTGACCGATCTGGAAACCGCGCTCGGCTTCGACAGTGACGAGGTCCTGTCGCTGGTCGCCGCAGTCGAGGCCCATTCCGAGCACCCGATCGCGGAAGCCATCCTCACCGCCGCAAAGGAGCGGGGGCTTCAAATCCCGCCAACCGACAACTTCGAAGCTTCCCCTGGTTTCGGCATCAAGGCGGATGTCGGCGGCCGTACAGTGCACGTGGGAGCAGACCGGTACATGGCCAAGCTGGGCATCGACTTCGGACCGCTGGGCGTCGACGCGTGGCGGCTTGGCAGCGAAGGGAAGACGCCGCTTTATGCAGCAGTCGACGGCCATCTCGCGGCCATCATTGCGGTCGCCGACCCGATACGCGAGACAACCCCGGCCGCCATCGATGCCCTGCATTCGCTGGGCCTCAAGGTGGCGATGATCACCGGCGACAACCGGGCTACAGCGGAGGCTGTCGCCCGCCAGTTGGGGATCGACGAGGTCGTCGCCGAAGTGCTGCCCGAAGGCAAGGTCGAGGCGCTCAAGTCGCTCCGCAAGGACGGTCGCGCCGCAGCATTCGTGGGCGATGGCATCAACGATGCGCCCGCCTTGGCGGAAGCCGATGTCGGGATTGCGATTGGGACGGGAACCGACGTCGCGATCGAGACTGCCGATGTCGTCCTGATGTCGGGCGATCTGCGCGGTGTGGTGAACGCCATCGCCTTGTCCCGGGCCACGATCCGGAACATCAAGGAAAACCTCTTCTGGGCGTTTGCCTACAACGCCGCGCTGATTCCGGTGGCCGCGGGCGTTCTCTATCCCGCCACTGGTGTCCTGCTTTCTCCCGTGTTCGCGGCCGGCGCCATGGCATTGTCGAGCGTTTTCGTTCTGTCGAATGCCCTGCGCCTCAAGCGCTTCAAGAGCGTGATGGACCTTACAAGTGGCCCGGCTCTTTCAGCGACCGGTGCTCGGCCCCATATGCCAGTCCACGCCCCCTTGAAGGTCTGA
- the cueR gene encoding Cu(I)-responsive transcriptional regulator — MNIGQASEASGVSAKMIRYYEQTGLIPKAARRDSGYRDYDRDDVHRLQFIRHARDLGFTVEQIGELLALWSDRERASSEVKALALGHVERLKAKQLELGQMIGTLEALARNCHGDERPECPIIEGLAHKDAAEGKAGNRKLPRFGIGSGPGGGAQSGSSKH, encoded by the coding sequence ATGAACATTGGACAGGCTTCCGAGGCGTCCGGCGTCAGCGCGAAGATGATCCGCTACTACGAGCAGACCGGACTGATACCTAAGGCTGCCCGGCGCGACAGCGGATACCGCGACTACGATCGCGACGATGTGCATCGGCTGCAGTTCATCCGGCACGCCCGGGACCTTGGCTTTACCGTCGAACAGATCGGCGAACTCCTTGCGCTGTGGTCTGACCGCGAACGCGCCAGCAGCGAGGTAAAGGCCCTCGCTCTCGGTCATGTCGAGCGTCTGAAGGCGAAGCAGCTCGAGCTTGGGCAAATGATCGGCACGCTCGAAGCGCTCGCCCGGAACTGCCATGGCGACGAGCGACCGGAATGTCCGATCATCGAGGGATTGGCGCACAAGGACGCAGCCGAGGGCAAAGCCGGGAACCGCAAGTTGCCGCGGTTCGGCATCGGTTCGGGCCCCGGCGGTGGAGCACAATCCGGCAGTTCGAAGCACTGA
- a CDS encoding DUF2924 domain-containing protein — protein MSRQRDKLDADLAALATMSPAQLRERWAEVSRKPLPRLSPAMLRLALAYELQAKVLGGLSRAVQQRLDQAATAKSHTRSASPGMRLVREWQGKVHIVTIGEDGEVEWNGQTWRSLSEVARAITGTRWSGPAFFGLKQRKGKAA, from the coding sequence ATGAGCCGCCAACGCGACAAGCTCGACGCTGACCTGGCTGCGCTGGCGACAATGTCGCCGGCGCAGCTGCGCGAACGCTGGGCCGAGGTATCGAGGAAGCCCCTCCCTCGCCTGAGCCCGGCGATGCTGCGGTTGGCCTTGGCCTACGAACTGCAAGCCAAGGTGCTGGGCGGCCTGTCGCGAGCAGTGCAGCAGCGGCTCGATCAGGCCGCCACCGCCAAGTCCCATACCCGCAGCGCCTCGCCGGGCATGCGGCTGGTCCGCGAGTGGCAGGGCAAGGTCCACATCGTCACCATCGGGGAGGACGGCGAAGTGGAGTGGAACGGCCAGACCTGGCGCTCGCTGAGCGAGGTCGCCCGCGCGATCACCGGTACCCGCTGGTCGGGGCCCGCCTTCTTCGGCCTCAAGCAGCGGAAGGGGAAAGCGGCATGA